The Brachyspira aalborgi genome has a segment encoding these proteins:
- a CDS encoding PepSY-like domain-containing protein, giving the protein MTNRIKKLFLVITVISVTSISALAGVVIQPSGLPKAAQDFIKKSFPNDPIVYAEQNRNDFEAALESGIEIEFFINGDWKEISSPYKPLAQTLLPNAVSNALKQKYPQASILKIQKQYSSYEISLDNRREIYISNNGEVLGEKLD; this is encoded by the coding sequence ATGACAAATCGAATAAAAAAATTATTTTTAGTGATTACGGTTATATCCGTAACGAGCATAAGCGCTTTGGCTGGAGTGGTTATACAACCTTCGGGTTTGCCTAAAGCGGCGCAAGATTTTATTAAAAAGTCTTTTCCGAACGACCCTATAGTTTATGCGGAACAAAACAGAAACGACTTTGAAGCCGCTTTAGAAAGCGGAATTGAGATTGAGTTTTTTATAAACGGAGATTGGAAAGAAATATCGTCTCCTTATAAACCTTTGGCTCAAACTTTATTGCCTAATGCCGTTTCAAACGCTCTTAAACAAAAATATCCGCAAGCGAGCATATTGAAAATTCAAAAACAATATAGCAGTTATGAGATAAGTTTGGATAATAGAAGAGAAATCTATATATCCAATAACGGAGAGGTTTTGGGAGAAAAATTAGATTAA
- a CDS encoding DMT family protein, which yields MKGIITIFLLILSNTFMTFAWYGHLKFNRMKGFDKLALPLVILISWGIALFEYCFQVPANRIGFSENGGPFSLLQLKVIQEVITLTIFTIFTIIFFKTETFKLNHFIGFLCLILAVFFIFKK from the coding sequence ATGAAAGGAATAATTACAATATTTTTATTAATTTTATCAAACACATTTATGACTTTTGCTTGGTATGGACATTTAAAATTTAATCGAATGAAAGGATTTGATAAATTGGCTCTTCCTTTAGTTATATTAATAAGTTGGGGAATTGCATTATTTGAATATTGTTTTCAAGTTCCTGCAAATAGAATAGGATTTTCAGAAAATGGCGGTCCATTCTCGCTTTTGCAACTTAAAGTAATACAGGAAGTTATAACTCTAACTATTTTTACGATTTTCACTATAATATTTTTTAAAACCGAAACTTTTAAGCTTAATCATTTTATAGGTTTTTTATGTTTGATTCTTGCGGTATTTTTTATTTTTAAAAAATAA
- a CDS encoding efflux RND transporter permease subunit encodes MKKFITLIVSKPHAVVVILASLFIIGFISVSRLDINYLPDMEIPVISVKTKYNNAGPEEVEKSITRLIEGVVSSVNNVKTIKSKSKESESNIEIEFNWGTDLRMAADDIREAIDTIRNSLPDDADNPNISKFSSDTTPIMEIAFFGSDNLGYLYDLVDNKILTSLNQIDGVGQTEIRGGLKRVVCVDVDLNRLNAYSININDIMKAIEKDNKNIFCGETYEGVYKYGIRATGEFKDIEDIGDVVVELKDNTFPVRVRDLAYVYKSYDNEAEIVRINGNKALTVAITKESDGNIIKIARDIENRLKNINLPEGLYYKILFDSSETIKNSIKNVADAIWQGALFSIIVLMIYIWNIKSVFIIGISIPISIITTFILMYFFDITINIISLSGLVLGVGMMVDNSIVVLENIFYYSLKYSKENKLNLLNNNYRIIQNFKSAIFGASEVSLAITASTLTSVCVFLPFLFVKGQIGQMFSDLCITVSISLLTSLFVAITIVPLLASRLISDDYKNNENDNKINIIFSKIKNFVNNNIHRNVEKFYLSLLIIVIKNKKKAFVFIGSSLLFSLILLLNLIGKEGYPVSDEGTIISRLRLPVGSRVEFTDSFISKMEKNIENSLSNNMAYYESRVRTGRNEHHGEVRIKLVDKEDGRKYKINQYVETIRNKVNSYPGRIELNSENVAFGKPKNYSSIIIELVGDDLERGYNLSDSIIKTVSKVRGVRNVLIKEDDSNREIIFDVNRDLISKMGVNVNEIAHIIRTSFSGNVASKMRLKDSINFDADIIVRLENKNRNNISGINKIMIPTSHGIVPISSLVNINRDMGPTEINRKDEKRIIEISADSFGRPVNDIVSDIKKEINNIYIPIGFSVNFSGDYEDMQEAFYQLLISLIMALIFVYAIIAAQFESYIIPFVISLAVPFALFGALICLYFSSNTLNVYSGIGIIMLIGIVVNNGIVLIDYMNKLFLARNISWEVAALESCKRRMRPVLMTSLTTILGLFPMIIETGSGNEMYKPISIAVCGGLIFSTMFTLIIIPAVYSSFRNRFKIKIYKE; translated from the coding sequence ATGAAAAAATTTATAACGCTTATAGTAAGCAAACCGCATGCAGTAGTTGTAATTTTGGCTTCTTTATTTATTATAGGTTTTATAAGCGTATCAAGATTGGATATTAATTATTTGCCCGATATGGAAATTCCTGTTATAAGCGTAAAAACTAAATATAATAACGCGGGTCCCGAAGAAGTAGAAAAATCTATAACGAGATTAATAGAAGGAGTAGTTTCTTCGGTTAATAATGTAAAAACTATAAAGTCAAAATCTAAAGAATCGGAATCAAATATTGAAATAGAATTTAATTGGGGAACTGATTTAAGAATGGCTGCGGACGATATAAGAGAAGCGATTGATACGATTAGAAATTCTTTGCCTGACGATGCCGACAATCCTAATATATCTAAATTCTCTTCCGACACAACGCCAATAATGGAAATAGCTTTTTTTGGTTCTGATAATTTAGGATATTTATACGATTTAGTAGATAATAAAATTCTTACAAGTTTGAATCAAATAGACGGAGTAGGGCAGACTGAAATTCGCGGCGGACTGAAAAGGGTAGTTTGCGTGGATGTCGATTTGAATAGATTAAATGCATACTCAATTAATATAAACGATATAATGAAAGCTATTGAAAAAGATAATAAAAATATTTTTTGCGGCGAAACTTATGAAGGAGTTTATAAATACGGAATAAGAGCTACGGGAGAGTTTAAAGATATAGAAGATATTGGAGATGTGGTAGTAGAATTAAAAGATAATACATTTCCCGTTAGAGTTAGAGATTTAGCTTATGTTTATAAATCCTATGATAACGAAGCCGAAATTGTTAGAATAAACGGGAATAAAGCTTTAACGGTTGCAATAACAAAAGAGTCGGACGGAAACATAATAAAAATAGCGAGAGATATTGAAAATAGACTTAAAAATATTAATTTGCCCGAAGGATTATATTATAAAATATTATTTGACAGTTCAGAGACTATAAAAAATTCAATTAAAAATGTTGCGGACGCTATTTGGCAGGGCGCTTTATTTTCTATAATAGTTCTTATGATTTATATATGGAATATTAAAAGCGTATTCATAATAGGAATATCAATCCCAATTTCTATAATAACGACTTTTATTCTTATGTATTTTTTCGATATAACTATAAATATAATTTCGCTTTCGGGTTTGGTGCTTGGCGTTGGTATGATGGTTGATAATTCTATCGTTGTTTTGGAAAATATTTTTTATTATTCGTTAAAATATAGCAAAGAAAATAAATTAAATCTTTTAAATAATAATTATAGAATAATACAAAATTTTAAATCTGCAATTTTTGGAGCAAGCGAAGTTTCTCTTGCAATAACCGCGTCAACTTTAACTAGCGTTTGCGTATTTTTGCCTTTTTTATTTGTTAAAGGACAAATAGGGCAGATGTTTAGCGATTTATGCATAACCGTTTCAATATCGCTTTTAACTTCTTTATTTGTGGCTATAACAATAGTTCCGTTACTTGCTTCGAGATTAATTTCAGACGATTATAAAAATAATGAAAACGATAATAAAATAAATATTATATTTTCTAAAATAAAAAATTTTGTTAATAATAATATTCATAGAAATGTAGAAAAATTTTATTTGAGTCTTTTGATAATAGTTATTAAAAATAAAAAGAAAGCATTTGTTTTTATAGGTTCTTCTTTATTGTTTTCGTTGATATTATTATTAAATTTAATAGGCAAAGAAGGTTATCCCGTATCTGACGAAGGAACTATAATTTCAAGATTGAGATTGCCCGTAGGTTCGAGAGTGGAATTTACGGATTCTTTTATTAGTAAAATGGAAAAGAATATAGAAAATAGTTTAAGCAATAATATGGCTTATTATGAATCGAGAGTTAGAACGGGAAGAAACGAGCATCATGGAGAAGTTAGAATAAAATTAGTCGATAAAGAAGACGGTAGAAAATATAAAATAAATCAATATGTCGAAACTATAAGAAATAAAGTAAATAGCTATCCTGGAAGAATAGAGCTTAATTCGGAGAATGTAGCTTTTGGAAAACCTAAAAATTATAGTTCAATTATAATCGAGCTTGTGGGAGATGATTTAGAGAGAGGATATAATCTTTCCGATTCTATTATAAAAACCGTTTCAAAAGTGCGAGGCGTTAGAAATGTATTAATAAAAGAAGACGATTCAAATAGAGAGATTATATTTGATGTAAATAGAGATTTGATTTCAAAAATGGGAGTTAATGTAAATGAAATCGCTCATATTATAAGAACTTCTTTTAGCGGAAATGTCGCAAGTAAAATGAGATTAAAAGATTCTATTAATTTTGATGCGGATATTATAGTTAGACTTGAGAATAAAAACAGAAATAATATTTCAGGAATTAATAAAATAATGATTCCGACTTCTCATGGAATAGTGCCAATATCTTCTTTGGTTAATATTAATAGAGATATGGGACCTACGGAAATAAACAGAAAAGACGAAAAAAGAATAATAGAAATAAGCGCCGATTCTTTTGGAAGACCCGTGAACGATATAGTAAGCGATATAAAAAAAGAAATTAATAATATTTATATTCCAATCGGTTTTTCGGTTAATTTTTCTGGAGACTACGAAGATATGCAAGAGGCTTTTTATCAACTTTTAATTTCTTTAATAATGGCTTTGATTTTCGTTTACGCTATTATAGCGGCGCAATTTGAATCTTATATAATTCCTTTTGTAATATCTTTAGCCGTCCCTTTCGCTTTATTTGGAGCTTTAATATGTTTATATTTTAGCTCCAATACTTTAAATGTTTATAGCGGAATTGGTATAATAATGTTAATTGGAATAGTTGTTAATAACGGAATAGTATTGATTGATTATATGAATAAATTATTTTTGGCAAGGAATATAAGTTGGGAAGTTGCGGCTTTGGAATCTTGCAAAAGGAGAATGCGTCCCGTTCTTATGACTTCATTAACTACAATTTTAGGTTTATTTCCTATGATTATTGAAACGGGAAGCGGAAACGAAATGTATAAACCAATTTCAATTGCGGTTTGCGGAGGTTTAATATTTTCTACAATGTTTACTCTTATTATAATTCCTGCGGTTTATTCAAGTTTTAGAAATAGATTTAAAATTAAAATATATAAAGAATAA
- a CDS encoding efflux RND transporter periplasmic adaptor subunit — MSLKNKINILVFFVFFTLLFISCKKKEDLQRKENPISVLVAAPIRQNLNEYLDLSAEIKAIKEVEISSDVPGKIANILKYEGSFVKKGDTIALIDRFVIGANYAYAPARTPIAGYVTTTYMAVGASIAASTPIANVADISKLEVEIQVPERSITGIELGQSVFIRVPSSPNKEIEAKITKRDYAVNPSTRTLMVKALIDNKDRLLLPGMFSDVSILLNSANNVFVIPNSAVFSDDLGKNYIYVVKGDSVVPKDGNITESENTNSKYRAYTREVNILFVSKDKVALSGGLEDGEEVVMFGREFLKDGSLVNRIENDPTIMEYITPSDSIETNTIITNASTNNNAQVSANTNNRVNNDRTIKQKNSSTNQNNTQKTKKENVIQTPLINNTNNLSTNNINNSNSLKSDIVEGTNTNNNEEINEVYSVGG, encoded by the coding sequence ATGAGTTTAAAAAATAAAATTAATATTTTAGTTTTTTTCGTTTTCTTTACATTGTTATTTATATCTTGTAAGAAAAAAGAAGATTTGCAAAGAAAAGAAAATCCTATAAGCGTTTTGGTTGCAGCTCCGATAAGACAGAATCTAAACGAATATTTGGATTTGTCGGCTGAAATTAAGGCTATTAAAGAAGTGGAAATATCTTCCGATGTTCCTGGAAAAATAGCAAATATTCTTAAATATGAAGGAAGTTTTGTTAAAAAAGGAGACACTATAGCTTTAATTGACAGATTCGTAATAGGCGCAAATTATGCATACGCTCCCGCAAGAACTCCGATAGCGGGATATGTTACAACTACTTATATGGCTGTTGGCGCTTCAATAGCGGCTTCAACTCCAATTGCAAATGTGGCGGATATTAGCAAATTAGAAGTTGAAATACAAGTTCCCGAAAGGTCGATTACGGGAATAGAATTAGGGCAGTCGGTATTTATAAGAGTGCCTTCTTCTCCAAATAAAGAGATTGAGGCTAAAATAACAAAGAGAGATTATGCGGTTAATCCTTCAACAAGAACTTTAATGGTTAAAGCCTTAATAGACAATAAAGACAGATTACTTTTGCCTGGAATGTTTTCCGATGTTTCTATTTTATTAAATTCTGCAAATAATGTATTCGTTATACCAAATAGCGCGGTATTTAGCGATGATTTGGGAAAAAATTATATATATGTAGTAAAAGGAGATAGCGTAGTTCCTAAAGACGGAAATATTACAGAAAGCGAAAATACTAACTCTAAATATAGAGCTTATACGAGAGAGGTAAATATATTATTTGTTTCAAAGGATAAAGTGGCTTTAAGCGGCGGACTTGAAGACGGCGAGGAAGTCGTTATGTTTGGTAGAGAATTCTTAAAAGACGGTTCTTTAGTTAATAGAATAGAAAACGACCCTACGATTATGGAATATATAACTCCTTCAGATTCTATAGAAACAAATACAATAATAACGAATGCCTCAACAAATAATAATGCGCAAGTTTCAGCAAATACGAATAATAGAGTTAATAACGATAGAACTATAAAACAAAAAAATAGTTCTACAAATCAAAATAATACTCAAAAAACAAAAAAAGAAAATGTTATTCAAACTCCGCTTATTAATAATACGAATAATTTAAGCACCAATAATATTAATAATTCTAATTCTTTAAAATCGGATATAGTAGAAGGAACGAATACAAATAATAACGAAGAGATTAACGAAGTTTATTCCGTAGGCGGTTAA
- a CDS encoding efflux RND transporter permease subunit — protein sequence MKNFIELIVKKPVGVCMGIVALVILGVISLTRLPVDFLPDIERPYITVRTSYDNAGPEEVEKSVTRLIENAVSSVNNVKSVTSSSKEGESKVTIEFNWGSDLTSATADIREALDRIRKNLPDDADSPTVYKFSTDNIPVMEISFYGTENLSALYNLVDNNVLNKIEQVGGVAMADIKGGLKSQIKVDIDMNRLQAYGLDINAIVRTLGEENQNLAGGETYEGVYKYILRTTGEFKTIDDIGTVVVALKNNNTPIRLRELAHIYEGYDDKMDIIKVNGTAAISISINKESGANMVAVSKAVKKQLEKLNLPEGIKYEILFNNADTVNKSISGVLDTAWQGGLFAVIILMIYLWNFRTVSIIAISIPMSIIITFTIMYFMGVTLNIISLAGLVLGIGMMVDNSIVVLENIFFYRNNGYGKYSSAIEGTFTVSLAILASTLTTIAVFLPFLFVQGQTGQMFRDLCITVTVSMIASLGVALTIVPMLGARLITGKKSKRLAKFENFFNKYFHSKVNFVYNKILTYSVNHKNRVLIPTLSIVFAIIIIGLIFIGKEGFPVSDEGQFQAKVTMPVGTRKEQTKSFVERMGKDIEEAIGEDLKRIQTRVRYGSSANKGEIRVQLRDKSEGRKLSTLKYMGLSRKKLSVYPAKISLKLITSTKIMGNSSSDGIDIDIVGEDLDRGIDLAEKILVALEDVEGLKDVRLRRDDSNPELNISINRDLASKMGLNMKTVASSIKTGFGGTTATRMTPDGSLHTDLDVQVQLNQRDRINIDDIKRMLIPTSFGIVPISSIADIKKTFGPTAIDRKDDSRIITITASGEGRAMDRIMADVQSAINSKVFIPSGFSINYSGDYEDMQDAFAQLLQAIILALVLVYAVMATQFESYIAPFVIALAIPFGFAGSILLLLITRQTLSVYSGIGIIVLIGVVVNNGIVLIDYMNQLMHEKKINGDKAALIAGPRRLRPVLMTSLTTILGLLPMALASGEGNEMYKPLSIALLGGLTVSTMFTLVIVPTVYAAIRNRIPLKDYAAKDTASIENKANIEDALGDIGE from the coding sequence TTGAAAAATTTTATTGAATTGATAGTAAAAAAGCCCGTTGGGGTTTGTATGGGAATAGTCGCATTGGTTATTTTAGGAGTAATAAGCTTAACGAGATTGCCCGTTGACTTTTTGCCCGATATCGAGCGTCCTTATATAACGGTTAGAACGAGTTATGATAATGCAGGACCAGAAGAGGTTGAAAAATCCGTGACAAGATTGATTGAAAACGCAGTTTCGAGCGTAAATAATGTAAAGTCTGTAACATCTTCTTCAAAAGAGGGAGAATCTAAAGTTACTATAGAATTTAATTGGGGAAGCGATTTGACGAGCGCGACGGCAGATATAAGAGAAGCTCTTGATAGAATAAGAAAAAATCTTCCTGATGACGCCGACAGTCCGACTGTTTATAAATTTTCTACTGATAATATTCCCGTTATGGAAATTTCTTTTTACGGAACTGAAAATTTATCCGCTCTCTATAATTTGGTTGATAATAATGTATTAAATAAAATAGAGCAGGTTGGAGGAGTAGCGATGGCTGATATTAAAGGCGGACTTAAAAGTCAAATAAAAGTCGATATTGATATGAATAGACTTCAGGCTTATGGACTCGATATTAATGCGATAGTAAGAACATTAGGAGAAGAAAATCAGAATTTAGCTGGAGGAGAAACTTACGAAGGAGTTTATAAATATATATTAAGAACTACGGGAGAGTTTAAAACTATAGACGATATAGGAACTGTCGTAGTCGCCTTAAAAAATAATAATACGCCAATAAGATTAAGAGAATTAGCCCATATTTACGAAGGCTATGACGATAAAATGGATATAATTAAAGTAAACGGAACGGCTGCAATTTCGATTTCAATAAATAAAGAATCGGGAGCGAATATGGTTGCCGTTTCAAAAGCGGTAAAAAAGCAGCTTGAAAAACTAAATTTGCCCGAAGGCATAAAATATGAAATTCTTTTTAATAATGCCGACACGGTTAATAAATCAATATCGGGAGTTTTGGATACGGCTTGGCAGGGCGGACTTTTTGCCGTAATAATTCTTATGATTTATTTATGGAATTTTAGAACGGTTTCAATAATAGCGATTTCTATTCCAATGTCGATAATAATCACTTTTACGATTATGTATTTTATGGGAGTTACATTAAATATAATATCTTTGGCGGGATTGGTTTTAGGAATTGGTATGATGGTTGATAATTCTATTGTAGTTTTGGAAAATATATTTTTCTACAGAAATAACGGTTATGGAAAATATTCTTCGGCAATAGAAGGAACTTTTACGGTATCTCTTGCTATTTTAGCGTCAACTTTAACTACAATCGCCGTATTTTTGCCTTTTCTATTCGTTCAAGGACAAACGGGACAAATGTTTAGAGATTTATGCATTACTGTGACGGTTTCTATGATAGCTTCTCTTGGAGTCGCTTTGACTATAGTTCCAATGCTTGGAGCGAGATTAATCACGGGTAAGAAATCAAAAAGATTGGCTAAATTTGAAAACTTTTTTAATAAATATTTTCATTCTAAAGTTAATTTTGTTTATAATAAAATATTGACTTATTCGGTTAATCATAAAAATAGAGTTTTAATTCCTACTTTAAGCATAGTTTTTGCTATTATAATTATAGGTTTAATATTTATAGGAAAAGAAGGTTTTCCCGTTTCTGACGAAGGACAATTTCAAGCAAAGGTTACAATGCCCGTTGGAACGAGAAAAGAACAAACTAAATCTTTTGTAGAAAGAATGGGCAAAGATATTGAAGAGGCTATAGGAGAAGATTTGAAGAGAATACAGACTAGAGTTAGATACGGTTCTTCGGCAAATAAAGGAGAGATAAGAGTTCAATTAAGAGATAAATCTGAAGGAAGAAAATTATCTACTTTAAAATATATGGGTTTATCAAGAAAAAAATTATCGGTTTATCCTGCGAAAATAAGCTTAAAATTAATAACTTCAACAAAAATTATGGGAAATTCGTCTTCTGATGGAATAGATATCGATATTGTCGGCGAAGATTTAGACAGAGGAATAGATTTGGCTGAAAAAATTTTAGTCGCTTTGGAAGATGTGGAAGGACTTAAAGATGTTCGTTTAAGAAGAGACGATTCAAATCCCGAGCTTAATATTTCTATTAATAGAGATTTGGCTTCAAAAATGGGACTTAATATGAAAACTGTAGCTAGTTCTATTAAAACGGGTTTCGGCGGAACTACTGCTACAAGAATGACTCCAGACGGTTCTCTTCATACCGATTTGGATGTTCAAGTTCAATTAAATCAGAGAGATAGAATAAATATAGACGATATTAAAAGAATGCTTATCCCCACTTCATTTGGAATAGTTCCAATATCTTCGATTGCCGATATAAAAAAGACTTTCGGACCTACGGCTATTGACAGAAAAGACGATAGCAGAATAATCACAATAACGGCTTCGGGCGAGGGAAGAGCTATGGATAGAATAATGGCTGATGTTCAATCGGCTATTAATTCAAAAGTCTTTATTCCTTCTGGCTTCAGTATAAATTATTCGGGCGATTACGAGGATATGCAGGACGCTTTCGCTCAACTCTTGCAAGCTATAATTTTAGCTTTGGTTTTAGTTTATGCGGTTATGGCAACTCAATTTGAATCTTATATTGCGCCTTTCGTTATCGCTTTGGCTATTCCTTTTGGTTTTGCTGGTTCAATTTTGTTATTATTAATTACGAGACAAACTTTAAGCGTTTATAGCGGAATTGGAATAATAGTTTTAATCGGAGTTGTAGTTAATAACGGAATTGTCTTAATAGATTATATGAATCAATTAATGCATGAAAAGAAAATAAACGGAGATAAGGCGGCGTTAATTGCAGGACCAAGAAGATTGCGTCCTGTTTTAATGACTTCGCTTACTACAATATTAGGACTTTTGCCTATGGCTTTGGCGAGCGGAGAAGGAAACGAAATGTATAAACCTTTATCAATAGCGTTATTAGGCGGACTTACCGTTTCGACAATGTTTACTTTGGTAATAGTTCCAACCGTTTATGCTGCGATAAGAAATAGAATTCCGCTTAAAGATTATGCCGCTAAAGATACGGCAAGCATTGAAAATAAAGCGAATATTGAAGACGCTTTAGGAGATATTGGAGAATAA
- a CDS encoding TolC family protein, giving the protein MRFYLFLFLFLLFSFIIYAQDNNYTNETSANTNNIKVRINLEDALKIASENDKTLKQSEYDVRIAQAQKDASFSDLFLPSLSVGGSVNLGEQQELGSELSSSSTTWSANATLSKTLFTGFKNWNTDKANDINLKMKKNTYYDNAKSVDLNTKLAFYNTFIAQENYKVYLQSQLNYSNRMNYNYIQYRNGQVSEYEYLNSKVQYENTKPQVVTLSNQYQSLKLTFIRQIGLTNIADEVELIGNILDATNIIIPDMEYDDLLTIIMNNNVELNNMENNLQMLEYNKKVARSYLWPTLTGNATVGVSKADKLRDYKGYADRKGQFNWGVGFSLNYYLDSLLPFSSTAKAAEQIDLSIKQMELNYSQLRDTIEVSSRDLISTARSQALNLESQAENARTAAYALQMAERQYRGGSISMLEVNDAEVTYLNAQLSYLQAIYEYLSSALQVLKLLGI; this is encoded by the coding sequence GTGAGATTTTATTTATTTTTATTTTTATTTTTGCTTTTTAGTTTTATTATATACGCTCAAGATAACAATTATACTAATGAAACTTCTGCAAATACAAATAATATAAAAGTAAGAATAAATTTGGAAGATGCCTTAAAAATAGCTTCCGAGAACGATAAAACGCTTAAACAATCGGAATACGATGTTAGAATAGCTCAAGCTCAAAAGGACGCTTCTTTTTCCGATTTATTTTTGCCTTCTCTTTCGGTTGGCGGAAGCGTTAATTTAGGCGAACAGCAAGAATTGGGTTCGGAACTTTCTTCAAGTTCAACGACTTGGAGCGCAAACGCCACTTTATCGAAAACGCTTTTTACGGGATTTAAAAATTGGAATACGGATAAAGCTAACGATATAAATTTAAAAATGAAGAAAAACACTTATTATGATAACGCTAAAAGCGTAGATTTAAATACAAAACTTGCATTTTATAACACTTTTATAGCTCAAGAAAATTATAAAGTTTATTTGCAATCTCAATTAAATTATAGCAATAGAATGAATTATAATTATATTCAATATAGAAATGGGCAGGTTTCAGAATACGAATATTTAAATTCAAAAGTTCAATACGAAAATACAAAACCTCAAGTTGTTACTTTAAGCAATCAATACCAAAGTTTAAAATTAACATTTATCCGACAAATAGGACTTACCAATATTGCGGATGAAGTTGAATTAATAGGAAATATTTTGGACGCTACAAATATAATAATTCCCGATATGGAATATGACGATTTGCTTACTATTATAATGAATAATAATGTAGAATTAAACAATATGGAAAATAATTTGCAAATGCTCGAATATAATAAAAAAGTTGCAAGAAGTTATTTGTGGCCCACGCTAACGGGAAACGCGACAGTCGGAGTAAGCAAAGCGGATAAATTAAGAGATTATAAAGGTTATGCGGATAGAAAAGGACAATTTAATTGGGGAGTTGGTTTTTCTCTAAATTATTATCTCGATTCTCTTCTTCCTTTTTCTTCAACGGCAAAGGCGGCGGAACAGATAGATTTGAGTATAAAACAGATGGAATTAAATTATTCGCAGTTAAGAGACACTATAGAGGTTAGCAGCAGAGATTTAATATCAACGGCTCGCTCGCAAGCATTGAATTTAGAATCGCAGGCTGAAAATGCAAGGACGGCGGCTTATGCATTACAAATGGCAGAGAGACAATATAGAGGCGGAAGTATTTCTATGCTTGAAGTGAATGATGCGGAAGTAACTTATTTGAACGCTCAACTTTCGTATTTGCAAGCTATTTATGAATATTTGTCAAGCGCTCTTCAGGTTCTTAAACTTTTAGGAATTTAG